GCTCGACGGTGACCCGGCCGTCGGCGCCGACCCCGTCGTCCGTGCCCGACCCGCAGCCGGCCAGGGCGGCGCCGGCGGCGGTGCCGAGCGCGAGGTGGCCGCCCCGGCGCAGGAGTGTACGGCGGGACGGGCCGGCGTGACTGCCGGACGGACGGTGTGGTGCGGCCATGGGCGCTCCCGGGGAGGTGCGGAACGGGTGGATGCCACGGGCGTCGTACGGGCGTCGGACGGGTGTCACGGACGCCGGGGGACGGGCGGGACATCGCGGGAAGGAGATACCGGCACGGCGGCGGTGTGGGGGTACTGCGCGGTGCGGGGCGAGAAGTCGTGAGGTGGGGCGGGGTGGGGCGGAGCGAGAGGTGGTGCGTCGGGGGTGCCGGGCCGGCGCACCGCGATCGGCGGAGCACGGTGCGCCGGACCGGGGCGGCGGTACGCCGTTGCGGGCGCCCGCCGCGGGACGGGTCCGTCAGCAGGTCTCGCGGACGTAGCCGTCGCTGCCGGGGGCGGAGACGTCCACGTCGCGCAGGACGATGCTCAGCCGGTCGCCGAACTGGGAGCACGCCTTCTTGAGGTTGGCCTTCGCGTACTCGATGACGACGACGTGGTCGTCGTACGCGTCGGCGTAGTCACCGCACTCGTTCCATTCCGCGCACTCCTCGGCGACGGCGAAGTCCGTGCCCATCTCCTTGTGCGCGGAGGCGAGCTCGGCGGTGTTCTTCTGCCCGATCGCCAGCCCCTTGTCGTGCGCGTGGGTGGAGAGCAGCTTGATGAACGCCTTGGCGTTGGACTCGCTGAGCAGGTTCGTGCGGTCGAAGGTGTCCAGGTTGTCCGGCTCGACGGCGTCGAAGCCCTTGTCGGCGCAGGAGTCGATCCAGGAGTCGACGCGGTCGGCGATCCGCTGCCGCTTGTCGGCGGTGCGGATGTCGAGCATCGCCTCGCCCCAGTCCTCGTCGTACACCACCTTGCCGCTGCCGTCCCGCAGCAGCAGGTCGCCCCACTCGTCCTCGGTCCCCGGCTGGGCCTGGAACGCGTTGACGTAGCAGATGTTGTACAGGCCCTTCGCCGGGGAGGCGGTGTGGTCGCGGGAGACCACCTTCACCCCGGCGGGCGGGGTGTAGGGCTCGCCGATCTGGTAGTCGAAGTTCGCGTGCACCGGGGGCAGGGTGACGGACGCGGTGGTGGAGGCGTCCGCCGTGGTGCACGCGAGCAGCGGACACAGGGCGGCCGCGGCGGCCGCCCCGACCAGGGCGCGCCTGCGGGACCGTGGGTGAGAGGTGTGGGGCATCTCTGCGCTCCAGAGGATGGGGGGTACGTCCCCGCCTCGGACCCCGGCTCCGCGCGGAAGTCCTGGCGACTCAGTCCGGACTTACGGCGCGGGGCCGTGCTACCGGCTGGGCGTACCTCTGACGCCGGGTGCTCGACCCAGGGCGTTGCATGGAGTAAAGCGAGCAGCTTTCGCCATGTCAACAGATCGAACATGCGCACTTTGCGCACATGGTCATGGCGGTGCGCACTTCGCGACGGGTGCCCGGGCCGGTGCGATCCGTGGTCGTACCAGGAAGAAAGGTGGATGTCCGGGCGGCGCGGGGCGGTCTATGCTTCCTCGCATGCTGAAGACCGAGCGTCATGCGCGCATACTTGAGCATGTTTCCGCGCGTGGGGCCATGGATGTCACCGAGCTGTCCCGGCTGCTCAAGGTCTCGGGAGCCACCATCCGGCGCGATCTGCAACAGCTCAGCCGGCAGAACCTGCTGCGCCGGACGCACGGGGGAGCGGTACTGGGCGGCGCGGCGCTGCGCGGTGCCGGACCCGAGCTCCCGGTCCCGCACCGCAGCGGGCACCGCCGCGCCGAGAAGCAGGCCATCGCGCGGGCCGCGGCCGAACTGGTCCCGGAGGGCGCGGTCGTCGGGATGACCGGCGGCACCACCGTCACCGAGATCGCGCGGGTACTGGCCGCGCGCGGCCGGGTCACCATCGTCACCAACGCGGTCAACATCGCCGCCGAGATGGTGCCGCACAAGGGCGTCACGCTGGTCGTCGTGGGCGGCTCCGCCCGGACCGAGAGCTACGAACTCGTCGGCCCCATCGCGGAGAAGAC
The DNA window shown above is from Streptomyces sp. NBC_00670 and carries:
- a CDS encoding endo alpha-1,4 polygalactosaminidase, translated to MPHTSHPRSRRRALVGAAAAAALCPLLACTTADASTTASVTLPPVHANFDYQIGEPYTPPAGVKVVSRDHTASPAKGLYNICYVNAFQAQPGTEDEWGDLLLRDGSGKVVYDEDWGEAMLDIRTADKRQRIADRVDSWIDSCADKGFDAVEPDNLDTFDRTNLLSESNAKAFIKLLSTHAHDKGLAIGQKNTAELASAHKEMGTDFAVAEECAEWNECGDYADAYDDHVVVIEYAKANLKKACSQFGDRLSIVLRDVDVSAPGSDGYVRETC
- a CDS encoding DeoR/GlpR family DNA-binding transcription regulator, yielding MLKTERHARILEHVSARGAMDVTELSRLLKVSGATIRRDLQQLSRQNLLRRTHGGAVLGGAALRGAGPELPVPHRSGHRRAEKQAIARAAAELVPEGAVVGMTGGTTVTEIARVLAARGRVTIVTNAVNIAAEMVPHKGVTLVVVGGSARTESYELVGPIAEKTLADHHTDVTFLGVDGIGAAHGCTTHDQLEAATDRAFLASSDRTVVVADHSKIGRVTFAKICPLRDIDRLVTDAAAPAAVLADIGDAGVAVTVV